In the Rhizophagus irregularis chromosome 10, complete sequence genome, one interval contains:
- a CDS encoding uncharacterized protein (SECRETED:cutsite_VSA-TI; SECRETED:prob_0.7433); SECRETED:SignalP(1-20) produces MKIIQITFCLLAFIATFVSATINILFPSSKYYLVAGQTNEIMWTSEITDTLPFSIFLINANISDLKQFAVANNVDPRLGKKDVEIGANMNYTGFQLIFTDIGNINSIYATSETFEIKEAGTTPTAYSTPTPTPSPTSSSAPSVTPKSSSNSIHNYGFSVLTLAALFAITLF; encoded by the exons ATGaagattattcaaattacTTTTTGTCTCTTAGCATTTATTGCAACATTTGTATCAg ccacgataaatattttatttccatCATCTAAATACTATTTAGTAGCAGGTCAAACCAATGAAATAATGTGGACTTCTGAAATAACTGATACTTTACCATTTTcgatctttttaataaatgcg AATATTTCCGATTTAAAACAATTTGCTGTTGCTAATAATGTTGATCCAAGACTTGGTAAAAAAGATGTTGAAATAGGAGCAAATATGAATTACActg GTTTTCAATTGATTTTCACAGATATTggaaatattaattcaatttatgCAACTTCGGAaacttttgaaattaaagaagcTGGTACCACGCCAACAGCTTATTCTACTCCTACTCCTACACCATCGCCAACTTCTTCAAGTGCTCCATCTGTTACACCTAAGAGTTCTTCAAATTCTATTCATAATTATGGGTTTAGTGTTTTAACTTTAGCTGCTCTCTTtgcaataactttattttaa